The proteins below are encoded in one region of Flavobacterium nackdongense:
- the hisA gene encoding 1-(5-phosphoribosyl)-5-[(5-phosphoribosylamino)methylideneamino]imidazole-4-carboxamide isomerase: MRIIPAIDIIEGKCVRLSKGDYNTKIIYNENPLEVAKSFEAHGIEYLHLVDLDGAKSSKIVNYKILEQIASQTKLKIDFGGGLKADSDLKIAFESGANQITGGSIAVKNRAIFEKWIAEYGSDKIILGADANNEKVAVSGWLEDSKEELVPFIQDYQSKGIQYVICTDIAKDGMLEGPSFDLYAKILADAKGIKLIASGGISTFDELPKLAELGCEGTIIGKAIYEGRISLKQLENYIVSR; the protein is encoded by the coding sequence ATGAGAATAATTCCCGCCATAGACATCATCGAAGGAAAATGTGTTCGCTTATCGAAAGGCGATTACAATACCAAAATTATATACAACGAAAATCCGCTGGAAGTGGCCAAATCATTCGAAGCGCACGGAATCGAATATTTGCATTTAGTGGATTTGGATGGTGCAAAATCAAGCAAAATTGTCAATTATAAAATATTGGAACAAATTGCTTCTCAAACCAAATTAAAAATTGATTTTGGTGGTGGATTAAAAGCGGATTCTGATTTGAAGATAGCTTTCGAATCTGGTGCCAACCAAATCACGGGAGGAAGTATAGCTGTAAAAAACAGAGCTATTTTCGAGAAATGGATTGCTGAATACGGTTCGGATAAAATCATTTTGGGAGCCGATGCCAATAACGAAAAAGTAGCCGTGTCAGGTTGGTTGGAAGATTCAAAGGAAGAATTGGTTCCCTTTATTCAGGATTACCAAAGCAAAGGAATTCAGTACGTAATTTGCACTGATATCGCCAAAGACGGAATGCTCGAAGGACCAAGTTTTGATTTGTATGCTAAGATTTTGGCGGATGCCAAAGGAATAAAATTAATTGCTTCTGGAGGAATTTCAACCTTTGATGAATTGCCAAAATTAGCCGAATTGGGTTGCGAAGGAACGATAATTGGGAAAGCAATTTACGAAGGAAGAATTTCGTTAAAACAATTGGAAAATTATATAGTATCACGGTAG
- the hisH gene encoding imidazole glycerol phosphate synthase subunit HisH encodes MKIVIINYGAGNIQSIMFAIERLGYKAVLSNNPDEIKAADKVIFPGVGEASYAMRMLKESGLDTLIPTLKQPVLGICLGMQLMCNYSEEGDTKGLGIFDVDVVKFSSKVKVPQMGWNTIYNLKSELFSGIAENEYMYLVHSFYASICKETIATTNYELEYSSALENDNFYGTQFHPEKSGDIGEQILKNFLLLTSNF; translated from the coding sequence ATGAAAATAGTAATCATAAATTACGGAGCAGGAAATATTCAAAGCATTATGTTCGCCATCGAAAGATTGGGATACAAAGCGGTTTTGAGCAACAATCCTGACGAAATAAAAGCAGCCGACAAAGTGATTTTTCCAGGAGTTGGAGAAGCAAGTTATGCAATGAGAATGCTGAAAGAAAGTGGTTTGGATACTTTGATTCCAACATTGAAACAACCTGTTTTAGGTATTTGTTTGGGAATGCAATTGATGTGTAATTATTCCGAAGAAGGTGATACCAAAGGATTGGGAATTTTTGATGTGGACGTGGTTAAATTTTCATCCAAAGTAAAAGTGCCTCAAATGGGTTGGAACACCATTTACAATCTAAAATCGGAGTTATTCAGCGGCATCGCCGAAAACGAATATATGTATTTGGTTCATAGTTTTTATGCTTCAATTTGTAAAGAAACCATTGCAACGACCAATTATGAATTAGAATATTCCTCTGCATTAGAAAATGACAATTTCTATGGAACGCAATTTCACCCTGAAAAAAGTGGGGACATTGGAGAACAAATCCTCAAAAACTTCCTACTTCTAACTTCTAACTTCTAA